The following are encoded in a window of Peromyscus leucopus breed LL Stock chromosome X, UCI_PerLeu_2.1, whole genome shotgun sequence genomic DNA:
- the LOC114688290 gene encoding LOW QUALITY PROTEIN: uncharacterized protein LOC114688290 (The sequence of the model RefSeq protein was modified relative to this genomic sequence to represent the inferred CDS: inserted 1 base in 1 codon), with protein MTPSIFLPSLVFSLTLFFFDAFFRFANMKEYIFQFSGLICSTTDLVFEIILASSQCWRLWEFNNKLVQFVSIGLWEAYYTQDFNISGSVTRMLVHTPINSTWNKSSEFQYLQVLIVWAILMKILVLIFTSVAINLSCMEDPILEIQLFXYKMSAIILAVSSLLMLVTVTLNHLLDMYGQTTLDFPADFPVKKEDIIKKHCTKVFPMGVLTATMSLFGMILFLCEMISLTVQSQVKDWCASNLAEQKV; from the exons ATGACGCCTTCTATTTTCCTGCCTTCCCTTGTATTCTCACTGACTCTATTCTTCTTTGATGCCTTCTTCAGATTTGCCAACATGAAGGAGTACATCTTCCAGTTCAGTGGCTTGATTTGCAGTACAACAGATTTGGTATTTGAAATCATCCTTGCAAGCAGCCAATGCTGGCGCCTATGGGAGTTTAACAACAAACTTGTGCAATTTGTGTCAATTGGACTCTGGGAAGCTTATTACACTCAGGACTTTAACATCTCTGGGTCTGTAACCAGGATGTTGGTTCACACCCCTATCAATTCAACCTGGAACAAGTCATCTGAATTTCAGTATTTACAAGTCCTGATAGTGTGGGCCATTTTGATGAAAATCCTAGTCCTGATTTTTACTTCAGTGGCCATTAACCTCAGCTGTATGGAAGACCCaatccttgagatccagctgt ACTACAAGATGTCTGCCATAATTTTGGCTGTGAGCAGCCTTTTAATGCTTGTTACTGTGACCTTGAACCACCTGTTAGACATGTATGGGCAAACCACTCTTGACTTTCCAGCCGACTTTCCCGTTAAAAAGGAGGACATTATAAAGAAACACTGCACAAAGGTGTTCCCAATGGGTGTCCTGACTGCCACGATGTCACTCTTTGGCatgattttgtttctctgtgagATGATCTCTTTGACAGTACAGAGTCAGGTGAAGGACTGGTGTGCTTCCAACCTGGCTGAGCAAAAGGTCTGA
- the LOC114688288 gene encoding LOW QUALITY PROTEIN: RE1-silencing transcription factor-like (The sequence of the model RefSeq protein was modified relative to this genomic sequence to represent the inferred CDS: substituted 1 base at 1 genomic stop codon), whose product VSKEKKSCGNASVVQVTTRTQKSVTETKAAETKHIDVHTGNNKEKVSKAKKNKRKVNAEAHPSDEPVNEEPVTKKKKMERKSKNSTEVPKDDSKTEETKGDNKKQNNSIKKGAKKKPQKGKSSKKGSIPAQKMQKETAPAEPPSMELAQEEVSSSPAPTQVVVTPTGSTQPGLPSPMDIAQTGPAQMELPSPLEPAQRELLSPLELPQRDLPHPREPPKMEQPLPMELTQMEQPPPMEPDQMEPPPPMEPAQREPPPPMEPAQREPPPPMEPDXMGPPPPMESQRGHCQKRLLCPLDHAQVEVAQTGPPHMGSVQKEPPAVMEPPLQVKPVTKRSSPRKESTKEKSGMWSDVVRQEQVLIEVGLVPVRDSQLLKGSRRTQDLPKGNSRRDETPKDQEIGSDGEGNKMAPIKKVGTEEAGKSLAMLAAPKESTSVLSSEQNSNGSGGETLHAKCQTGSAGLCEMEVDTEQNPDSVPVKASAPEPASPLPPVPSPTVMASSPITLAENESPDIDEDEGIHSHDGSDLSDNMSEGSDDSGLHGAQPVPQEASSKSGKEGLAVKITEGEFVCIFRDRSFRKEKDYSKHLNRHLVNVYFLEKAAEGQE is encoded by the exons gtttcaaaagagaagaagtcttgtggcaatgcctcagtggtccaggtaactaccagaactcagaaatctgtgacggagactaaggcagcagagacgaaacacatagatgtacatacaggaaataataaagaaaaagtcagtaaagccaagaagaacaaaagaaaggtaaatgctgaagcccatccgtcagatgagcctgtgaacgaggaaccagtgacaa aaaaaaaaaagatggaacgcaaatccaaaaatagtaccgaggtgccaaaggatgacagcaagacggaggagactaagggggacaataaaaagcaaaataattccattaaaaaaggtgcaaagaagaaacctcaaaaaggtaaatcaagtaagaaaggcaGCATACCTGCTCAGAAGATGCAGAAGGAGACAGCTCcggcagagcctccttccatggagctggctcaggaggaggtctcttcCAGTCCTGCGCCcactcaggtggtggtcacccctacaggctctactcagcccgggcttccttctcccatggatattgctcagactgggcctgctcagatggagttgccttctcccctggagcctgctcagagggagctgctttctcccctggagcttcctcagagggaCCTGCCTCATCCCAGGGAGCCTCCAaagatggagcagcctcttcccatggagcttactcagatggaacagcctcctcccatggagcctgatcagatggagcctcctcctcccatggagcctgctcagagggagccgcctcctcccatggagcctgctcagagggagccgcctcctcccatggagcctgattaGATGGggccgcctcctcccatggagtctcagcggggacattgtcagaagaggctgctttgtcctttggaccatgctcaggtggaggttgctcagacagggcctcctcacatgggatctgttcagaaggagcctcctgctgtcatggagccacctcttcaagtgaaaccagtcaccaaaaggtcttctccccgaaaagagagtaccaaggagaAGTCGGGCATGTGGAGTGACGTGGTGCggcaggagcaagtccttattgaagttggcttagtacctgttagagatagccagcttctgaagggaagcaggcgcacacaggatcttccaaagggaaactcaagaagagacgagacacccaaggaccaagaaattggctctgatggggaaggaaataaaatggcccctatcaagaaagtgggaacagaggaagctggcaagagtctagctatgcttgctgctcccaaggaatctaccagtgtcttatcctcggaacaaaactcaaatgggtcaggtggtgaaacgttacatgctaagtgtcagactggttcagctgggctttgtgaaatggaagtggacactgagcagaacccagacagtgtccctgtgaaagcctcagcacccgaACCTGCGTCACCATTGCCTCCGGTCCCATCACCAACCGTAATGGCCTCGtctcctatcactttggctgaaaacgagtcaccagacattgatgaagacgaaggcatccacagccatgatggaagtgacctgagtgataatatgtctgagggaagtgatgattctgggctgcatggggctcagccagtgccacaagaagcaagttcaaaaagtgggaaggaggggttggcagttaaaataaccgagggagagtttgtttgtattttccgtgatcggtctttcagaaaggaaaaggattacagcaagcacctcaatcgccatctggttaatgtatacttccttgaaaaagcagccgaggggcaggagtag